From the genome of Halobacterium sp. R2-5:
GCGACGAGGCCGCACGCTTCGGGCTCGCGCCGATGTTCTGGTACCGCCACCGGAGAACCCGCGACATTCTCGACGGGCCGTAGCTTTATCGGTAGAGCGGGCGACTAGTGGCGTATGACAGACGTCATCGTCGCCGGCGGGGGTCCCGCCGGCCTGGGCGCCGCCCTGTTCACCGCGAAGAACGACCTCGACACCGTCGTCTTCGACACCGACGAGACGTGGATGCACAAGGCCCACCTCTACAACTACCTCGGCATCGAGTCCGTCGGGGGCACGGAGTTCGTGGAGGACAGCCGCGACCAGGTCGACGAGTTCGGCGTCGACCGCCGCCAGGGCGAGGAGGTCACGGGCGTCGAGCAGTCCGGTGACGGGTTCGCTGTGACGACCGACGACGACGAGTACGAGGCCGACTACGTCGTGCTCGCGACGGGCGCGAACCGCGAGCTCGCCGAGGACCTCGGCTGTGCGTTTACGGACGAGGACGTCGTCGACGTGGACGTCGACATGGAGACCAGCGTCGACGACGCGTACGCGACGGGCGCGATGGTGCGCGCCGAGGAGTGGCAGGCCATCATCGCCGCGGGCGACGGCGCGGCGGCCGCGCTCAACATCCTCTCGAAGGAGAAAGGCGAGCACTTCCACGACTTCGACGTGCCGGACGAGGAGTAACGAGCGTCGAGTCGCGGTCGCAGTCTGTTTTCCGTCGGTCCGTGAGTCCAGTCGCGAGTGTCGCGGTCCTCACGCGACTGATTCTCGGCGGAGTTCGCTCCGCCACGCGGATTTATGAGGTGTCGCCGATACGGTGACAGCGATGGCTGAGGACGCGCCCGCGCTGCCGGACATCGTCGACCAGGTCGACGAGCGCGCGCTCACGCTGACGCTGTACAACGTCGACGTGCCGCGGACCGCGCTCGGGGACGTCCAGTCGTACTTCGACGTGCAGTCCGTGGACCTGCGGCGGGCCGCGACCGACGACGGCGTCCCGCGGAATTTCGTCGTGCTCCACGACGACGCCGAGTACGTCGCGGCGGCGTCGTTCGGCGAGCTCTACCGGGTCGTCCGCCCGGACTCGCCGCTCGTGACCGTGGACGACCCCGGCGACATCGAGTACCCGGACTTGCTCCGACACGTCGACCAGTCCGTGTTCACGAACTACGGCCGCGACCGGATGGTCGTCGCGTCCCGGGAAATCGAGTCCAGCGCCCACCAGTTCGGCGGGCGGCTGCACGCGGGCTTCCAGCGGCTGTCGAACCTCCGCCCGCAGTACGGCCTCTACGAGCGCCTCGCCGCGGCCGGCGTGGAGACCCACATCTACGGCCGGCCGAACTGGGACGTACCGACGGACGCCCACCGGATCCACGCCTACGAGGACGGCGAAATCACGGACACCTGGTTCGTGGTGCTGGACGCCGACGCGGACGCGGACAAGCGCGCGCTGCTCGCGGAGGAACGCCAGGACGGCCAGTTCTTCGGCTTCTGGACGTTCGACGCGGACGTCGTCGACACGGTTCTCGCACGCCTC
Proteins encoded in this window:
- a CDS encoding FAD-dependent oxidoreductase, with product MTDVIVAGGGPAGLGAALFTAKNDLDTVVFDTDETWMHKAHLYNYLGIESVGGTEFVEDSRDQVDEFGVDRRQGEEVTGVEQSGDGFAVTTDDDEYEADYVVLATGANRELAEDLGCAFTDEDVVDVDVDMETSVDDAYATGAMVRAEEWQAIIAAGDGAAAALNILSKEKGEHFHDFDVPDEE
- a CDS encoding histidine kinase, with translation MAEDAPALPDIVDQVDERALTLTLYNVDVPRTALGDVQSYFDVQSVDLRRAATDDGVPRNFVVLHDDAEYVAAASFGELYRVVRPDSPLVTVDDPGDIEYPDLLRHVDQSVFTNYGRDRMVVASREIESSAHQFGGRLHAGFQRLSNLRPQYGLYERLAAAGVETHIYGRPNWDVPTDAHRIHAYEDGEITDTWFVVLDADADADKRALLAEERQDGQFFGFWTFDADVVDTVLARLEAFPATGPA